The genomic region GAAATCTGGAGTATCTCGGCGTCACCGGGAAAGGTTATGACGATTTCCTTCTGCAACCATTCGACCGGATCGAGCTGTTGTTTCACAATCGGTAATTGTGCCACCGTCGGATCGCGCAGCGCCGCGTTGAGCACGAAGCGGTCGCGTAGCAGCTGCTGTTGGGTCTTCTTGTACACGTCGAATGTCGCCTGCTCTGCCTCGTTACCTTTGGCATCCAGTAAAGAAGGCTGATGACTCGCGATGCGCAACGTGGCGGTCGGAGCGTAATCGGGCTGCCAATTGCGCCACGCCACCCACGTGGCGGCGCCGCCGCACAGCAGACTCAGACTAAGCGCTAACAGCCACCGTCGCCGCAGCGCATGTAACCAACTTGAGAAACCGCCTGTTGATACTGGGGTATTCAACGGCCGGCCCACACCGACGGAATCAGTACCACGAGTCGAGAGTGCTTGAGACGAACTTTCCGAAGAACCCGCGGGGACACTGCTCTCCGGTAATCCGGATACAGGATCAGAATGAGATGGATTCATCTGCGTTGCTTACTCATGCTAAACGAGATCGTCTGCTGCAATTGCCTACGATCTGTGGTCACTGTTGCGAGGGGTGGCGCTGAGTCGGAGGGGACCTGACGGCACAACAACCAGGGCGCGGTCGAAAAATTTCATTTCCAACCAGAGTAGTCCCAGCGCCATAGGACCCATCAACCAGCCTCCCAAATCGTGGAAAAATGATTCGCCGAACTGCGGGTTGACCCAGTTGTGCAACAAGGCGGTTGCCGTAATACGCACGATATTGACCGCGATCGCAATGGGCACTGCGCTCGCAATTAAGACGATTCGTTCGATCCACGTACGCTGCACGATCATCGCCACCCCAGTCGACACGGCAAAAAACAAAATCAGCATCCGCAAGCCGCTACATGCTTCCACAACTCCAACTTTACTATGAGTCAAGAGAATGACGTTGCCCTCCATGCCGGCGGGAATACCAATCAGCTGCAGTAGATACGTCACGCTCGTCACCGCCAAGTGCTGTAAAGGGAGCGAAAGTGATTCGGAAATAAACCCGGGAAGGGGAATCATAAACACCAGAAACACAATGCTGGGAAGTGCCCATCGCAGGCAGCGCCATCCTCCCGCCGCAATCGCCAATCCTGCCAAAGTTGGCAACAGTGAAAATGCAGCCATCAAAGTGTAAAATCCGTACGCCGCCACGCACCGGAGTGCGATCCCAATAGCAACCAAGCCTAGGCCCCACCAACTTCCTTCCCAAACCATTCCCGTGATTTGTTTCCGGCGCAGCCATAACAGCACCACTGACCACACGGGAACGAAAAAGCCATGCGAATACTCAGGCTCACGTAACCAGCGGCCAGCCAAGTGCAAGAGCGAGGACCAATAGGCCCATACCACAACGAACACGATCGCAGAAATGGTGATCTGAACTCGGTATTGATCAATTTTCAGTCCCGTTTGCGTCGGTGTTGGAACGCTACGGATATGATCGCTGGCTGGATCAGTAGCGCTTCCTCTGACCGGCCCAGACGATTGGCGTTGGTCGCCAATCTCATCGCGGCTCATGAGATCTTGAGCTGGTCGCTCGCTAGCGAGTTGCCGTTTGTTTC from Pirellulales bacterium harbors:
- a CDS encoding exosortase/archaeosortase family protein — protein: MSRDEIGDQRQSSGPVRGSATDPASDHIRSVPTPTQTGLKIDQYRVQITISAIVFVVVWAYWSSLLHLAGRWLREPEYSHGFFVPVWSVVLLWLRRKQITGMVWEGSWWGLGLVAIGIALRCVAAYGFYTLMAAFSLLPTLAGLAIAAGGWRCLRWALPSIVFLVFMIPLPGFISESLSLPLQHLAVTSVTYLLQLIGIPAGMEGNVILLTHSKVGVVEACSGLRMLILFFAVSTGVAMIVQRTWIERIVLIASAVPIAIAVNIVRITATALLHNWVNPQFGESFFHDLGGWLMGPMALGLLWLEMKFFDRALVVVPSGPLRLSATPRNSDHRS